The Methanococcoides sp. LMO-2 region CGTGGGGATAGCAAGATAGCTTACCCGGGACAGGTTCTGGGATGCAATTTCTCGGTTGCCGACGGGCTCGACTGTGACGAGTACCTCTACATCGGAAGCGGACAGTTCCACCCTCTGGGAGTATCCCTTGCCACTGGAAAGAGGGTATTGATAGCGGATCCGTTCTCAAACGAGGTTCGCGAGGTAGATCCAAGGAAGATAATGAAACAGCGCAGTGCGGTCATTGCAAACTCACTGGATGCCGAGACCTTCGGGATACTTGTATCCACTAAACCCGGGCAGTACAGGATGGAGCTTGCCAGGCAGTTGAAGGAACTTGCTGAAAAACATGGCAAGACGGCTTACATACTTACAATGGACCTGATAACACCTGACCAGATGTTGCAGTTCAGGGTGGATGCTTTTGTGAGCACCGCCTGCCCGAGACTTGCAATTGATGAGGTTGGCAGGTTCTCCGCACCTATGCTTACCCCGCCTGAGTTCGAGATCGTGATCGGAGAGCGCGAGTGGGAAGAACTGAC contains the following coding sequences:
- the dph2 gene encoding diphthamide biosynthesis enzyme Dph2; the encoded protein is MSSSEPFDFRIEYIIDTIKDAQPSVVGLQFPEGFKRRGTAIADRISEATGVEILISANPCYGACDLDVAILDNVDILFHFGHAQLDDNKYSEKVIFIETRSDTDVTEVVRKAIPEITGKRIGVMTTVQHIGKLPDACEILEAEGKECLIGRGDSKIAYPGQVLGCNFSVADGLDCDEYLYIGSGQFHPLGVSLATGKRVLIADPFSNEVREVDPRKIMKQRSAVIANSLDAETFGILVSTKPGQYRMELARQLKELAEKHGKTAYILTMDLITPDQMLQFRVDAFVSTACPRLAIDEVGRFSAPMLTPPEFEIVIGEREWEELTFDEIRGE